One window of the Agrobacterium larrymoorei genome contains the following:
- a CDS encoding SDR family oxidoreductase — translation MQFTGKSVIITGAGKGIGRACARLMAARGAEVVAISRTQSDLDSLKAEIGGRSIRADLADAAATRAAMAEAGPCDFLINSAGINVLESVLDMTDAGYEAVLGINLRAAIITCQEFARARVAKGGGGAIVNITSIAGHRGFQDHLCYAASKAGLEGATRVLAKELGPHGIRVNAVAPTITLTELAAEAWNDPVKSQPMMVRHPLNRFAEAEEVAESIALLLSDDSKMITGAILPIDGGFLAV, via the coding sequence ATGCAGTTTACTGGAAAGTCCGTCATCATTACCGGAGCCGGAAAAGGCATTGGACGCGCCTGCGCCCGCCTGATGGCGGCACGCGGTGCAGAGGTCGTGGCGATCAGCCGTACTCAGTCCGATCTCGACAGCCTGAAAGCCGAAATTGGTGGACGTTCGATCCGCGCAGATCTTGCCGATGCCGCCGCCACCCGGGCCGCAATGGCAGAAGCAGGCCCTTGCGATTTTCTGATCAACAGCGCCGGCATCAATGTGTTGGAAAGCGTGTTGGATATGACGGATGCCGGCTATGAGGCTGTACTCGGCATCAATCTGCGCGCCGCGATTATCACCTGCCAGGAGTTCGCCCGGGCACGTGTGGCAAAAGGAGGGGGTGGTGCGATCGTCAACATCACGTCGATTGCCGGTCACCGCGGGTTTCAGGACCATCTTTGCTATGCGGCGTCCAAGGCCGGGCTTGAGGGCGCGACGCGTGTGCTTGCCAAGGAGCTTGGTCCCCATGGTATTCGCGTCAACGCGGTCGCACCCACGATCACACTGACCGAACTCGCTGCGGAAGCATGGAACGATCCGGTCAAGAGCCAGCCGATGATGGTTCGCCATCCCCTCAATCGCTTCGCTGAGGCGGAGGAAGTGGCAGAGAGCATCGCGCTGCTCTTGTCCGACGACAGCAAGATGATTACCGGTGCCATACTGCCGATCGATGGCGGCTTCCTCGCTGTTTGA
- a CDS encoding sugar ABC transporter ATP-binding protein, whose protein sequence is MLELNGIRKSFGKIEVLRGVDLQARPGEVHALLGENGAGKSTLMKILCGILQPSEGTIRIDGTERRFATYDEAIAAGVGIVFQEFSLIPYLNAVENMFLAREIRGPLRLLNKGAMRKRAAEIMRRLAVDVPLDVPIKRLSVAQQQFVEIAKALSLDARILVLDEPTATLTPSETEHLFNVMRELRRQGVAIIFISHHLEEIFEICDRITVLRDGELIGSCLTSEVDNDRLVEMMVGRRIEASFPPKPKLDPSADVVIDVEELQLKKGGPVSRFSLRKGEILGFAGLVGSGRSETVLAMLGAHSASRRKIKLDGSETRFSGPDDALIRGIGLLPESRKEEGLITSFSILQNISLNNYRKYRKAHWFLDLKKELEHTQRAMAQVQVKAQGPYARVDTLSGGNQQKIVIARWLNHDMRVLIFDEPTRGIDVGAKAEIYALMRAFAASGHSIIMISSELPEVIGMSDRVCVFRSGGIVATLEGGDINSETIMTNATTGRVEHVA, encoded by the coding sequence ATGCTGGAACTGAATGGAATAAGAAAAAGCTTCGGCAAGATCGAAGTCCTGCGCGGCGTCGACCTTCAGGCACGCCCCGGAGAGGTGCATGCGCTTCTCGGCGAGAACGGCGCTGGCAAGTCGACTTTGATGAAGATCCTCTGTGGCATTTTGCAGCCCTCCGAAGGGACGATCCGCATCGACGGTACGGAGCGGCGTTTCGCAACCTACGATGAGGCTATTGCTGCCGGGGTTGGCATCGTCTTTCAGGAATTCAGCCTGATCCCCTATCTCAACGCTGTCGAGAACATGTTCCTCGCCCGGGAGATCCGCGGGCCGCTTCGCCTGTTGAACAAAGGCGCCATGCGCAAGCGTGCCGCTGAGATCATGCGCCGTCTGGCGGTGGATGTTCCGCTTGATGTGCCGATCAAACGGCTTTCGGTCGCTCAGCAACAGTTTGTCGAAATTGCAAAGGCGCTTTCGCTGGATGCGCGCATTCTGGTGCTCGACGAGCCGACCGCGACTCTGACACCGTCCGAGACCGAACACCTCTTCAATGTCATGCGAGAGCTGCGTCGTCAGGGTGTGGCGATCATCTTCATTTCGCACCATCTCGAGGAAATTTTCGAAATCTGTGACCGCATCACCGTTCTGCGTGACGGAGAGCTTATTGGGTCTTGCCTGACATCCGAGGTGGATAACGATCGGTTGGTCGAAATGATGGTGGGCCGGCGCATCGAGGCGAGCTTCCCGCCGAAACCGAAGCTTGATCCATCGGCCGACGTCGTGATCGATGTCGAAGAACTTCAACTGAAGAAGGGCGGGCCCGTCTCGCGGTTTTCGTTGCGTAAGGGGGAGATCCTCGGCTTCGCCGGGCTTGTGGGCTCGGGCCGATCGGAAACTGTTCTCGCCATGCTTGGCGCGCACTCTGCGTCGCGCCGCAAGATAAAGCTGGATGGCTCGGAAACGCGGTTCTCCGGTCCTGACGATGCGCTGATCCGCGGTATCGGGCTGCTGCCGGAAAGCCGGAAGGAAGAAGGGCTGATTACCAGCTTCTCCATCCTACAGAACATTTCGCTGAACAATTACCGCAAATACCGCAAAGCCCATTGGTTCCTCGATCTCAAGAAGGAACTGGAGCACACGCAGCGGGCGATGGCGCAGGTGCAGGTCAAGGCGCAGGGACCCTATGCTCGCGTTGACACCCTATCCGGTGGCAACCAGCAAAAGATCGTGATTGCCCGCTGGCTGAACCATGACATGCGCGTGCTGATCTTCGATGAGCCTACGCGTGGCATCGATGTCGGTGCCAAGGCAGAGATCTACGCACTGATGCGTGCATTCGCCGCGAGCGGCCACTCGATCATCATGATCTCCTCGGAGCTGCCCGAGGTGATCGGCATGTCCGACAGGGTCTGCGTCTTCCGCTCCGGCGGCATCGTCGCCACGCTTGAGGGCGGCGATATCAATTCCGAAACAATAATGACAAACGCCACCACCGGGAGAGTTGAACATGTCGCTTGA
- a CDS encoding CobW family GTP-binding protein, whose translation MASGAQQPIIVNVLTGFLGSGKTTLLNALLSEPDLSNTAVIINEFGSIGLDHLLVETIEDDTVLLQSGCICCTIRGDLKQAILSLFEKRKAGRIGSFTRLIIETTGLADPAPIVATLTADLMLKYHFSMGNIVTVVEVPNGQHNIETYTESARQVAVADRLIITKTDIAEPDAIAALIAKLSAINPTASIEISDPANPAASLILTEDIHDLSARPAEARRWVAAERYHDHAHAPLQDVNAHGAIRAISVTTPNTVSWPRFSTWLSLLVNRHGEKLLRVKGIIGVDGYETPVVIHGVQHLIHQPVHMAAWPAGDRTSVLVFIVDGDIGDIAQSFATFVEADPLALSASPKQAER comes from the coding sequence ATGGCATCCGGCGCCCAACAACCCATCATCGTCAATGTCCTCACCGGCTTTCTGGGCTCCGGCAAGACGACTTTGCTCAATGCATTGCTGTCGGAGCCCGATCTTTCCAACACCGCCGTGATCATCAATGAATTCGGCAGCATTGGTCTCGATCATCTGCTTGTCGAGACGATTGAGGACGACACCGTCCTTTTGCAGAGTGGCTGCATCTGCTGCACCATCCGCGGCGATCTGAAGCAGGCGATCCTGTCCCTCTTCGAAAAGCGCAAGGCAGGTCGCATAGGGTCTTTCACCCGGCTCATCATCGAGACCACGGGACTTGCCGACCCGGCACCGATCGTCGCCACGCTGACGGCAGATCTGATGCTGAAATATCATTTCTCGATGGGCAACATCGTCACCGTCGTCGAGGTGCCGAATGGGCAACATAACATCGAGACCTATACCGAGAGCGCCCGGCAGGTCGCCGTTGCCGATCGCCTGATCATTACCAAAACGGATATTGCAGAGCCCGATGCGATAGCGGCGCTCATCGCCAAGCTGTCGGCCATCAATCCGACAGCCAGCATCGAAATCAGCGATCCTGCCAATCCCGCTGCGAGCCTGATCCTGACGGAGGATATCCATGACCTTTCAGCCCGTCCAGCCGAAGCTCGGCGCTGGGTCGCAGCGGAGCGTTACCATGACCACGCACATGCGCCGCTGCAAGACGTCAACGCGCATGGTGCGATCCGCGCCATATCCGTGACCACACCCAACACCGTCTCATGGCCACGGTTTTCGACATGGCTTTCCCTGCTGGTCAACAGGCATGGCGAAAAGCTCCTGCGCGTGAAGGGTATCATCGGCGTCGACGGATATGAGACGCCGGTGGTGATCCACGGTGTTCAACATCTTATCCATCAACCCGTGCACATGGCCGCATGGCCCGCAGGCGACCGCACGAGCGTGCTCGTCTTTATTGTCGATGGCGACATCGGGGATATCGCCCAATCCTTCGCCACATTCGTCGAGGCCGATCCGCTTGCACTATCAGCCTCTCCGAAGCAGGCAGAGCGATAG
- a CDS encoding ABC transporter permease, with protein sequence MSLDANTGVAAKTGGFKLSGLLHSPLALPLAGLIVVSILMGLASDNFFSLNNIMNVLRQVSVVGILAVGMTFVILTGGIDLSVGAVMALVGTLSAGLMVNTGLPASVALPAGLFIGLGIGIFNGALVAWGKMPAIIVTLATMGMARGLGLIYSGGYPVSGIPSWISWFGVGRIGIVPVPVVIMVVIYAVAWVLLQRTAFGRHVYALGGNELAARLSGVKTQRVKLAVYGISGVTAALAALILTGRLMSGQPNAGVGFELDAIAAVVLGGTAIAGGRGLILGTLIGAVLLGILNNGLNLMGINPYLQDVIKGFIILLAIYIGREWR encoded by the coding sequence ATGTCGCTTGATGCAAACACCGGCGTTGCCGCGAAGACGGGCGGCTTCAAACTGAGCGGCCTGCTGCATTCGCCCCTGGCATTGCCGCTCGCGGGTCTGATCGTCGTCTCGATCCTGATGGGTCTTGCGAGCGACAACTTCTTCAGCCTCAACAACATCATGAACGTGCTTCGGCAAGTGTCGGTCGTCGGCATCCTTGCCGTCGGCATGACTTTCGTCATCCTGACCGGCGGCATCGACCTGTCCGTCGGCGCGGTTATGGCGCTTGTGGGAACGCTCTCGGCGGGATTGATGGTCAATACCGGGTTACCGGCTTCGGTGGCGCTGCCCGCGGGGCTCTTCATCGGGCTCGGTATCGGCATATTCAATGGCGCGCTTGTCGCCTGGGGAAAGATGCCGGCCATCATCGTTACACTGGCGACAATGGGAATGGCGCGCGGTCTCGGCCTTATCTATTCCGGCGGCTACCCAGTAAGCGGCATTCCAAGCTGGATTTCCTGGTTCGGCGTCGGCCGCATTGGCATCGTACCTGTCCCGGTTGTCATCATGGTTGTGATCTACGCCGTTGCCTGGGTTCTTCTCCAGCGGACTGCCTTTGGTCGTCACGTCTACGCTCTTGGCGGCAATGAGCTCGCAGCGCGGCTCTCGGGTGTAAAGACACAGCGCGTCAAGCTTGCCGTCTACGGCATTTCGGGCGTCACCGCCGCGCTCGCTGCGCTGATTTTGACCGGGCGCCTGATGAGCGGTCAGCCCAACGCTGGTGTCGGCTTCGAGTTGGATGCGATCGCTGCGGTGGTCCTGGGCGGTACGGCGATTGCCGGGGGCAGAGGGCTTATTCTCGGCACGCTGATCGGTGCCGTGCTGCTCGGCATCCTCAATAACGGCCTCAACTTGATGGGCATCAACCCCTATCTGCAGGACGTCATCAAGGGCTTCATCATTCTGCTGGCCATCTATATCGGGCGCGAGTGGCGCTAG
- a CDS encoding SDR family oxidoreductase has protein sequence MSESLQGKIAVITGAASGIGLATTEALLGQGATVVMVDWNEKALNELVAKLGERAIAQVTNLLDTDSCNAMIPEILAKVDHIDILYCNAGTYIGGDLTETTPGAIDKMLNLNVNAVMKNVHAVVPHMSERKTGDIIVTCSIAGHFPTYWEPVYSGSKWAITSFVQGMRRQMIPHGVRVAQVSPGPVVSALLADWPEENLRKAKESGSLIDASEVADAIVYMLTRKRTVTIRDMLVLPTNFDRV, from the coding sequence ATGTCTGAATCGCTGCAAGGCAAGATCGCGGTCATCACCGGTGCTGCTTCCGGTATCGGGCTTGCCACCACCGAAGCACTCTTGGGACAGGGCGCGACCGTGGTCATGGTCGACTGGAACGAGAAGGCCTTGAATGAGCTGGTCGCAAAGCTTGGCGAGCGTGCCATCGCGCAGGTCACTAACCTTTTGGATACCGACAGCTGCAATGCCATGATCCCGGAGATATTGGCAAAGGTCGATCACATCGACATTCTCTATTGTAACGCGGGCACCTATATCGGCGGCGATCTGACGGAAACGACGCCTGGAGCGATCGACAAGATGTTGAACCTCAACGTCAATGCCGTGATGAAGAACGTCCACGCCGTGGTCCCGCATATGTCGGAGCGCAAGACTGGCGATATCATCGTGACCTGCTCGATTGCCGGTCACTTCCCCACCTATTGGGAACCCGTCTATTCCGGTTCCAAATGGGCGATCACCAGCTTCGTCCAAGGCATGCGCCGCCAGATGATCCCGCATGGCGTGCGTGTCGCTCAGGTCTCGCCCGGTCCGGTCGTCTCCGCGCTGCTGGCAGACTGGCCGGAGGAAAACCTCCGCAAGGCCAAGGAGTCGGGTAGCCTCATCGACGCAAGCGAAGTGGCCGACGCCATCGTTTATATGCTGACGCGCAAGCGCACTGTCACGATCCGCGACATGTTGGTTCTGCCGACCAACTTCGATCGCGTCTAA
- a CDS encoding FGGY-family carbohydrate kinase, which translates to MASYLIGVDVGTGSARAGVFDTEGKLLATAKRPISMHREDGGIAEQSSAEVWQAVCESVRESVSRAGIDPADVAGLGFDATCSLVVCGAGNETLPVGDPSHPERDIIVWMDHRAVGQAERINAGDHAVLQYVGGRISPEMQTPKLLWLKENSPTVYDRAAQFFDLTDFLTWKATGSLDRSACTVTCKWTYLAHEDRWDTDYFNAIGLGDLAEQGFRRIGQNVVHPGTALGSGLTEEAARAMGLRPGTAVAAGLIDAHAGGVGTVAAGGDASRCLGYVFGTSSCTMTTTAEPAFVPGVWGPYYSAMVPGAWLNEGGQSAAGAAIDYLVQLHPAFAEAKTLASNEGKALPVWLADRALSLAASASAAADIARDFHVVPEFLGNRAPFADPHARAIIAGYGMGTGVDSLVALYVAGLLGLGYGLRQIIETQARHGAPVETISVSGGAGAHPLAQQLLADATGMPVELTECEEPVLLGSAMLGAVAAGTFPDLSSAMSAMSRVKNLASPEATFRKVQDARYEAFLALQNVARTIRSNSHS; encoded by the coding sequence ATGGCTTCTTACCTGATTGGCGTCGATGTCGGCACTGGATCTGCTCGCGCTGGTGTATTCGATACCGAGGGCAAGCTTCTGGCAACGGCCAAGCGACCGATCTCGATGCATCGGGAAGATGGTGGCATTGCGGAACAGTCGAGTGCCGAGGTCTGGCAAGCGGTCTGCGAGAGCGTCCGGGAAAGCGTTTCGCGAGCCGGTATAGACCCGGCTGACGTGGCGGGCCTCGGTTTTGACGCGACATGTTCGCTTGTTGTCTGCGGTGCGGGCAATGAGACGCTTCCGGTTGGCGATCCCAGCCATCCTGAGCGGGACATTATCGTTTGGATGGATCACCGCGCGGTTGGACAGGCTGAGCGGATCAATGCCGGCGACCACGCCGTCTTGCAATATGTTGGCGGGCGCATTTCGCCAGAGATGCAGACGCCCAAGCTTCTATGGCTTAAGGAAAACAGCCCCACTGTCTACGACCGCGCTGCGCAGTTTTTCGATCTGACGGATTTTCTCACATGGAAGGCCACCGGATCGCTCGACCGTTCCGCCTGCACCGTGACGTGCAAATGGACCTATCTTGCCCATGAGGACCGGTGGGACACCGATTATTTCAACGCGATCGGTCTCGGCGACCTCGCGGAGCAGGGCTTCCGCCGCATTGGTCAAAACGTCGTCCATCCCGGCACTGCGCTCGGCTCTGGATTGACGGAAGAGGCGGCACGAGCGATGGGGTTACGCCCCGGCACCGCCGTCGCCGCCGGTCTGATCGACGCGCATGCCGGTGGAGTGGGAACGGTCGCTGCAGGCGGTGACGCGTCGCGATGCCTCGGTTACGTGTTCGGCACATCATCCTGCACCATGACGACGACCGCCGAACCTGCGTTCGTACCAGGCGTTTGGGGTCCCTATTATTCCGCCATGGTTCCAGGCGCCTGGTTGAATGAGGGCGGGCAGTCGGCTGCCGGTGCTGCCATCGATTATCTGGTGCAATTGCACCCGGCATTTGCCGAGGCAAAGACGCTGGCAAGCAATGAGGGCAAGGCGTTGCCGGTCTGGCTCGCCGATCGCGCCTTGAGCCTGGCTGCGTCTGCTTCCGCCGCAGCGGATATTGCCAGGGACTTTCATGTGGTGCCGGAATTTCTCGGTAATCGCGCGCCGTTCGCCGATCCGCACGCGCGCGCTATCATCGCTGGTTACGGCATGGGGACAGGCGTGGATTCCCTCGTCGCGCTTTATGTCGCTGGACTTCTTGGCCTCGGCTACGGGCTTCGCCAGATCATCGAGACACAGGCGCGCCACGGTGCGCCGGTGGAAACCATCAGCGTTAGCGGCGGGGCGGGGGCCCATCCGCTTGCTCAGCAATTGCTGGCGGATGCGACCGGTATGCCTGTCGAGCTAACGGAATGCGAAGAGCCGGTTCTTCTCGGTTCGGCTATGCTTGGTGCAGTTGCGGCAGGAACTTTCCCGGATCTTTCGTCCGCTATGTCTGCAATGTCGAGGGTTAAAAACCTTGCCTCGCCCGAAGCCACGTTCCGCAAGGTGCAAGACGCGCGCTATGAGGCGTTCCTGGCGTTGCAGAATGTAGCACGGACCATTCGCTCCAACAGTCACTCCTGA
- a CDS encoding ABC transporter substrate-binding protein — protein sequence MKMKSKFLMATAALALMAAPALAQEKLKIGMTFQELNNPYFVSMQEALKEAAASIGADVVITDAGHDVAKQISDVEDMLQQKIDILLLNPTDSAGIEAAVHAAKAAGVIVVAVDANANGPVDTFVGSKNRDAGYMSCKHLGEAVGGKGEVAILDGIPVVPILQRVEGCKAALAEFKDIKLVDTQNGRQDRSVALGVVENMIQSHPNLVGIFSVNDGGAMGALSAIQGSGKDIKLTSVDGAPEAVKAIADGTPFIETTAQFPRDQVRVGLAMALAQKWGARVVPKEVPIDVMVVDSKNAGEFSW from the coding sequence ATGAAAATGAAATCCAAGTTTCTGATGGCGACAGCCGCGCTTGCACTGATGGCCGCTCCAGCTCTGGCGCAGGAAAAGCTGAAGATCGGCATGACGTTTCAGGAGTTGAACAACCCTTACTTCGTTTCCATGCAGGAAGCGCTGAAGGAAGCCGCAGCGAGCATCGGAGCCGATGTCGTCATAACCGACGCCGGGCATGATGTTGCGAAGCAGATTTCCGACGTTGAAGATATGCTTCAGCAGAAGATCGATATCCTTCTTCTGAATCCGACCGACAGCGCAGGCATCGAAGCCGCCGTTCATGCCGCCAAGGCCGCGGGCGTCATCGTTGTCGCCGTGGATGCCAATGCAAATGGTCCGGTCGACACCTTCGTAGGTTCGAAGAACCGCGATGCGGGCTACATGTCTTGCAAACATCTCGGTGAAGCTGTTGGCGGCAAGGGCGAGGTCGCGATCCTCGACGGTATTCCGGTCGTCCCGATCCTCCAACGCGTCGAAGGCTGCAAGGCCGCACTGGCGGAATTCAAGGATATCAAGCTCGTCGACACGCAGAATGGCCGTCAGGATCGCTCCGTGGCTCTTGGCGTCGTCGAGAACATGATCCAGTCGCATCCCAACCTCGTGGGCATCTTTTCCGTGAATGACGGCGGTGCGATGGGGGCGCTCTCGGCGATCCAGGGTTCTGGCAAGGACATCAAGCTGACGTCCGTAGACGGCGCCCCAGAAGCGGTGAAGGCCATCGCCGACGGTACGCCTTTCATCGAAACCACGGCGCAGTTCCCGCGTGACCAGGTCCGTGTCGGACTTGCCATGGCGCTTGCCCAGAAGTGGGGCGCCCGCGTTGTGCCGAAGGAAGTCCCGATCGATGTCATGGTCGTGGACAGCAAGAACGCCGGCGAATTCAGCTGGTAA